GCGGTCGGAACGAGTTCCTGCCCACGGACCCCTTCGGGTTCGTCGAGCGGGAACTCCGCGCGCTCGACGATCGCCCGCTCCGGGCCGGGGTCAACGTCCGGAGCGCGACGCGTGCCCCGATCCGGAACGCCGCCGAACTCTGTGCCGACCACGACGCCATCGTCGAGATCAACGCCCACTGCCGTCAGGAGGAGCTCTGCGCGGCTGGTTGTGGCGAGACGCTCCTCAGGGACGCCCACCGGCTCTGCGAGTACGTCGAGACCGCCGCCGCGACGGGCGCGACCGTGAGCGTCAAACTCCGCGCGGAGGTGCCCGGGGTCTCGCTGCCCGAGACCGCCGGCTGGGTCGCGGCCGCCGGCGCGGACGTCCTCCACGTCGACGCGATGGACTCCGAATCCGTCGTCCGAGAGGTCTCGGAGGCCACCGACGCGTTCGTGGTCGCCAACAACGGCGTTCGCGACGCGGCGACCGTCACGGAGTACCTCGATTACGGTGCGGACGCGGTGAGCGTCGGGCGGCCGAGCGACCGGCCGGCCGTGCTCGGGCGGGTCCGCGAGGCGACCGACGCGTGGTTCGCGGCCAACGAACCGGACCTGACGGCGGGGACCGGCGGATGAGGACGACCGCCGAGAACGCCGAACTGGCCCTCCTGCTCGACGTCACGAGCACCCCGAAACCCGGCAACGTCGACCGGGCGCACGACCACGAGGACCTCCGCTTCGAGCACTTCATGGCGGGCGCGGTTGGCGCGAGCGAGGGCCTCCGGATGGCGGCGGCGGGCGAGCCGGTCGGAACCGCGTTCGAGCGCGCCGTCGAGGGGATGGCGAACCAGCGCGGCGGCAACACCCAGTTCGGCGCGTTGCTGACCCTCGTCCCGCTGGTCGCGGCGGCACGCGCTGAGGGCGGGGTCACGCCCGAGAGCGCCGCGAACGTCGTCGAATCGACCACCGTCGAGGACGCGGCGGGGTTCTACCGCGCCTTCGAACACGTCGACGTCGCCGTCGACGACCCGCCCGACGGGATGGACGCGCTCGACGTTCGACACGGGGCGGACGCGATCCCCACGCTCAGGGACCGTGAACTGACGCTCTACGACGTGCTCGCGGCGAGCGTCGAACGCGACGGCCTCGCGCGCGAGTGGGTCTCGCGGTTCCCGCGGAGCTTCGAGACCGCCGAGCGGATCGAGTCGGGCGACGGGCCGGTGCCCGACCGCGCCGCACGCGCGTACCTCGAACTCCTCGCGAGCGAACCCGACACGTTCGTGGCGACCGCTCACGACGAGGCGACCGCGCGCGAGGTCTGCGAGGCCGCGCGGGCGGTGCGCCGCGGCGAGACGAGCCCCGAGACCCTCGCCGACCAGCTCGTGGCGGCCGGCGTGAACCCGGGGACGACCGCCGACCTCGTCGCCGCCGGGCTGTTCGTCGCGCTCGAACGCGGGCTCGACGTATGACCGAACCTGGGGAGTGGCCGGTCGACCTCGACGGCGTCACCGAGTCGGTGGTAGCGACCCGGGGCCCCGAGGGAACGTGGAACTTCGCTGCGCTCGGGCTCCACGCCGGCGATCCCGTGACGGCGCGAACCTGGGGTCGCACGCGAACCCGCCGCAACGTCGAGCGCGAGGGTAGTGGGATAGTTCAGTTCGTCCACGACCCGGTGGTGTTCACCCGGAGCGCGCTCTCCGTGCTCGAACGCGACTCGCCGATCCACCCGGCGGCCGCGGCGTGGGTGCGCGTCGACGTCGAGCGCGCCGAAACGGGCGAATCCGGGGGCACCGAGTGGGTCGACTGGGAACTCGTGCCCACGGAATCGGCGGTCGAATCGACGACCGTCCCGACCACGAACCGTGGCTACGGAGCGGTCGTCGAGGCCACCGTCGCGGCCTCTCGACTGGACGTCCCGGGCTACGACACCGCCGAACTCCGGGACCGACTGGCGTTCTTCGAGGACGTCGTCGAGACCTGCGGCGGCGAGCGCGAGCGGGCCGCAATGGCGCTGATCCGCGACCGAACCGGATAACACGACGACCGAACGGCAGCCGATACGTACGTCCGGTCGCACCGCTCTCGGAACCCCTCCCCAGTCGTCCGAACGACCATCGGGAGTTATGCCGACCCGAGCCAATAGGTGACGCATGTCACATTCGGTCGACGACGAGTTGAGTGACGCCGACGAGAACGTCCATCACGTCTGGGACAACTCCCTCGAACCGGCGCTCA
This window of the Halococcus hamelinensis 100A6 genome carries:
- a CDS encoding triphosphoribosyl-dephospho-CoA synthase; the encoded protein is MRTTAENAELALLLDVTSTPKPGNVDRAHDHEDLRFEHFMAGAVGASEGLRMAAAGEPVGTAFERAVEGMANQRGGNTQFGALLTLVPLVAAARAEGGVTPESAANVVESTTVEDAAGFYRAFEHVDVAVDDPPDGMDALDVRHGADAIPTLRDRELTLYDVLAASVERDGLAREWVSRFPRSFETAERIESGDGPVPDRAARAYLELLASEPDTFVATAHDEATAREVCEAARAVRRGETSPETLADQLVAAGVNPGTTADLVAAGLFVALERGLDV
- a CDS encoding tRNA-dihydrouridine synthase, yielding MADPDFEPRVALASLSGESDAAWAARGADHAGLAFLGGIALDEGSRRAAERLVERGRNEFLPTDPFGFVERELRALDDRPLRAGVNVRSATRAPIRNAAELCADHDAIVEINAHCRQEELCAAGCGETLLRDAHRLCEYVETAAATGATVSVKLRAEVPGVSLPETAGWVAAAGADVLHVDAMDSESVVREVSEATDAFVVANNGVRDAATVTEYLDYGADAVSVGRPSDRPAVLGRVREATDAWFAANEPDLTAGTGG
- a CDS encoding DUF447 domain-containing protein; protein product: MTEPGEWPVDLDGVTESVVATRGPEGTWNFAALGLHAGDPVTARTWGRTRTRRNVEREGSGIVQFVHDPVVFTRSALSVLERDSPIHPAAAAWVRVDVERAETGESGGTEWVDWELVPTESAVESTTVPTTNRGYGAVVEATVAASRLDVPGYDTAELRDRLAFFEDVVETCGGERERAAMALIRDRTG